A genomic window from Gossypium hirsutum isolate 1008001.06 chromosome D10, Gossypium_hirsutum_v2.1, whole genome shotgun sequence includes:
- the LOC107916032 gene encoding uncharacterized protein translates to MFKSKANGIKKEVIRLERESVIPILKPKLIMTLSNLIQHSADRAEFVKFSKRVEYTIRAWYHLQFEDLMQLYSLFDPVYGAKKLQQQNLSPEEIDVLEQNFLIYLFQVMEKSNFKIVSNEEIDVATAGQYLLNLPITVDEAKIDKALLKKYFAEHPKDNLPDFADKYVIFRRGIGIDRTTNFFFLEKIDIIIARLWTLLMKRTRLDKIFGKKLGRARKKVPRKDEDISADLHVERIRLEKMELSIRNLITKTTIQEPTFDRIIVVYRKKSEGREKERGINIKHFKNIPMADLEIVLPEKKNPGLTPMDWVTFIASALVGLVAVITSLEMPKADLWVIFAILSTVVGYCAKTYLTFEANLAAYQNLITQSMYEKQLDSGRGTLLHLCDDVIQQEVKEVIIAFFILMEQGKATAKELDQRCEDLLREEFGESCNFDVDDALAKLEKLKVISKDPTGKYASLGLTRANEIIGVTTEELVLKARQGSFQTE, encoded by the exons ATGTTTAAGTCCAAGGCCAATGGCATCAAGAAGGAAGTCATTCGATTAGAGCGTGAATCCGTGATTCCCATTCTCAAGCCTAAGCTCATCATGACTTTGTCCAACCTCATTC AACATAGTGCAGATAGGGCTGAGTTTGTAAAGTTCTCCAAGAGAGTTGAGTACACAATTCGAGCATGGTATCATCTTCAGTTTGAGGATTTGATG CAATTATACTCCCTCTTTGACCCTGTATATGGGGCTAAGAAATTGCAGCAACAGAATTTATCTCCTGAAGAAATTGATGTACTTGAGCAGAATTTCTTGATATATTTATTTCAG GTGATGGAGAAGAGTAATTTTAAGATAGTTTCAAACGAGGAGATTGATGTTGCAACTGCAGGGCAATATCTTCTTAATCTTCCCATAACAGTGGATGAAGCTAAG ATTGACAAGGCACTTCTAAAGAAATATTTTGCGGAGCATCCCAAAGATAACCTTCCAGATTTTGCTGATAAG TACGTTATCTTCAGACGTGGGATAGGAATCGATCgaacaactaattttttttttctggagAAGATAGACATTATCATTGCACGTCTTTGGACACTTCTTATGAAGCGAACTAG GTTGGACAAGATTTTCGGCAAAAAATTAGGAAGGGCACGTAAGAAAGTACCAAGGAAGGATGAGGACATTAGTGCAGATTTGCATGTTGAGCGCATCCGTCTTGAAAAAATGGAACTAAG CATCCGCAACTTGATTACCAAGACTACAATTCAAGAACCTACTTTTGATAGGATAATTGTTGTTTACAG GAAAAAAAGTGAAGGAAGAGAAAAGGAAAGAGGAATAAATATAaagcattttaaaaatattccaaTGGCAGATCTGGAAATAGTCCTT CCTGAAAAGAAAAATCCTGGATTAACTCCCATGGACTGGGTCACATTCATTGCCTCTGCTCTAGTGGGACTG GTTGCAGTAATAACTTCTCTTGAAATGCCTAAAGCTGATCTTTGGGTTATTTTTGCCATTTTGTCAACTGTGGTTGGTTACTGTGCTAAGACTTACTTAAC GTTTGAAGCAAACTTGGCTGCATATCAGAATTTAATAACACAGTCCATGTATGAAAAGCAACTTGATAGTGGAAGGGGCACTTTACTTCACTTGTGTGATGACGTGATTCAACAGGAA GTGAAAGAGGTAATCATTGCATTCTTTATACTAATGGAGCAAGGTAAAGCCACAGCCAAG GAATTGGATCAACGGTGTGAGGATCTACTTAGAGAGGAGTTTGGGGAGAGCTGTAACTTTGATGTGGATGATGCACTTGCAAAGCTAGAGAAGTTGAAAGTTATTTCTAAG GATCCTACTGGGAAATATGCGAGTCTGGGATTGACACGTGCAAATGAGATAATTGGAGTGACCACTGAAGAACTAGTGCTGAAGGCAAGACAGGGTTCATTTCAAACTGAATGA